One genomic region from Quercus robur chromosome 4, dhQueRobu3.1, whole genome shotgun sequence encodes:
- the LOC126721425 gene encoding receptor-like protein 43, whose product MIPLCLGNLSGHLIDLDLQSNNLHGTIPKTFVKGYYLKSLKFNDNQLKGSLPQSLVHCRKLEVLDFGNNKINITFPSWLGTLPKLRVLILRSNSFHGAIGNPKTKFMRIIDLSHNEFHGILPTNVFKYLKALMKANVDKGQLKYMGNKYYQDSVIVVMKGFFIEMLKIQSLFTTIDFSNNNFKGGIPKAVGKLRSLKGLNFSHSNLIGCMPPSLGNFTNLECGNLGLYGFPLAKSCGNDEEQPPPPSSITQEDDFKFENGFHWKVVLLGYGCGFIFGLGLGYLVFSSGTPKWLVNIV is encoded by the exons ATGATTCCTCTTTGTTTGGGAAACTTAAGTGGCCATCTCATAGATTTGGATTTGCAAAGCAACAATCTTCATGGCACTATCCCTAAAACATTTGTGAAGGGCTATTACTTGAAAAGTCTTAAATTCAATGACAACCAATTGAAAGGATCATTGCCACAATCATTGGTCCATTGTAGAAAGTTGGAAGTTCTAGATTTTGGTAACAACAAGATTAATATCACCTTCCCTAGTTGGCTGGGAACTCTTCCAAAGTTGCGAGTTCTTATCTTGCGATCAAACAGCTTTCATGGTGCCATAGGAAATCCCAAGACCAAATTCATGCGAATCATAGACCTCTCTCACAATGAGTTCCATGGGATTTTGCCAACTAACgttttcaaatatttgaaagCATTGATGAAAGCGAATGTGGATAAAGGTCAATTGAAATATATGGGTAATAAGTATTATCAAGATTCTGTGATAGTGGTGATGAAAGGGTTTTTTATTGAAATGCTGAAAATCCAAAGTCTATTCACAACCATTGATTTCTCCAACAATAATTTCAAAGGAGGAATTCCAAAAGCAGTTGGAAAGCTTCGATCACTGAAGGGGCTTAATTTTTCACATAGTAATCTTATAGGTTGTATGCCTCCATCATTGGGAAATTTTACCAATCTTGAATG TGGGAACTTGGGGTTATATGGATTTCCATTGGCAAAATCTTGTGGCAATGATGAggaacaaccaccaccaccatcttcAATCACTCAAGAAGatgatttcaaatttgaaaatgggTTTCATTGGAAAGTTGTATTGTTGGGGTATGGTTGTGGATTCATTTTtggattgggtttgggttatcTTGTGTTCTCAAGTGGGACCCCAAAATGGCTAGTGAATATTGTTTAA